A genomic segment from Desulfurobacterium pacificum encodes:
- the hisG gene encoding ATP phosphoribosyltransferase: protein MAEKDYRTITIALPKGRLLKESVEFLKKANIDASETLSDTRKLIFESGDFRFILVKPMDVPTYVYYGTADIGIAGKDVIEEKGYPLYEPLDLKFGACRLSVAEPVNISEPYDLEKLSFIRVATKYPKTTDRFFRSKGIHPEIIVLYGSVELAPLVGLADRIVDLVQTGTTLKVNGLREVDTILYSTARLIVNRASLKTKYGIIKKMIENMREALR, encoded by the coding sequence ATGGCAGAAAAGGATTACAGAACAATCACGATTGCTCTTCCTAAAGGAAGGCTTTTAAAAGAATCGGTGGAGTTTTTAAAAAAAGCCAACATTGATGCTTCAGAAACGCTTTCCGATACGAGAAAGCTGATTTTTGAAAGTGGGGATTTTCGTTTCATCTTGGTTAAACCTATGGACGTTCCTACTTATGTCTATTATGGAACGGCAGATATTGGTATTGCCGGTAAAGATGTAATAGAGGAAAAAGGATATCCTCTTTACGAGCCGCTTGATTTAAAGTTTGGAGCCTGTAGGCTTTCTGTTGCTGAACCTGTTAATATTTCTGAACCTTACGATTTGGAGAAGTTATCTTTCATTAGAGTTGCAACTAAGTATCCAAAAACTACCGATAGATTCTTCAGAAGTAAAGGAATACACCCGGAAATAATAGTTCTTTACGGTTCTGTAGAACTTGCTCCTCTGGTAGGACTTGCAGACCGGATTGTTGACCTCGTTCAGACGGGAACGACGTTAAAAGTTAACGGGTTGAGGGAGGTTGACACTATTCTATATTCAACTGCAAGGTTGATAGTTAACAGAGCAAGTCTTAAAACCAAATATGGGATAATCAAGAAAATGATAGAAAACATGAGGGAAGCTTTAAGATGA
- the murA gene encoding UDP-N-acetylglucosamine 1-carboxyvinyltransferase has protein sequence MEKFVIKGGKPLKGKVKISGSKNASLPIIFASILTDSLRLSNVPDLRDVVTACNLLKEMEFDVSFDKGIVKVKRNEKIKTEAPYELVRTMRASILCLGPLLAKFGRARVSMPGGCAIGVRPVNLHLKALSKMGADIRIDHGYIDAEVDGKLKGTEITFDFPTVGGTENVLMAAVLAKGKTVIRNAAKEPEIVDLARALKSAGARIEGEGTDVIEVEGVDDLGEIDYRVMADRIEAGTFLAAVALAGGKVEVEDFPFEYLGAVIEKFEEAGLKIERKNQNTAVVEKTNRLKATNIVTQPYPGFPTDMQAQFMAAMCLAEGTSVITETIFENRFMHALELQRLGADLVIDGNTVVVNGVEKLIGAKVTATDLRASASLVIAGLAAENTTEVYRIYHLDRGYERLEKKLQSLGADIKREKSELPY, from the coding sequence GTGGAAAAATTCGTTATAAAAGGCGGTAAACCTTTAAAAGGAAAAGTAAAAATTTCAGGTTCCAAGAACGCTTCCCTTCCCATAATTTTTGCCTCTATTCTTACTGATTCTTTAAGGCTCAGTAACGTTCCAGATTTAAGAGATGTAGTTACAGCGTGCAATCTTTTGAAAGAAATGGAATTTGACGTTTCTTTTGATAAAGGCATTGTTAAGGTGAAGAGGAACGAAAAGATTAAAACTGAAGCACCTTATGAACTTGTGAGGACTATGAGGGCGTCCATTTTATGTCTTGGACCTTTGCTTGCCAAATTTGGTAGGGCAAGAGTTTCTATGCCGGGTGGTTGTGCCATAGGCGTTAGACCTGTCAATCTGCATTTAAAAGCTCTGTCAAAGATGGGGGCAGATATAAGAATTGACCACGGCTACATAGATGCAGAAGTTGACGGGAAACTAAAAGGAACGGAAATAACTTTTGATTTTCCAACGGTGGGAGGGACGGAGAACGTTCTTATGGCTGCCGTTTTAGCAAAGGGGAAAACGGTGATAAGGAATGCTGCCAAAGAACCTGAAATAGTTGATTTAGCAAGAGCCTTAAAGTCGGCAGGTGCAAGGATAGAGGGTGAAGGCACAGATGTTATTGAGGTTGAGGGAGTTGATGATTTGGGAGAGATAGATTACAGGGTGATGGCTGATAGGATAGAGGCGGGGACGTTTTTGGCTGCTGTTGCGTTGGCTGGAGGGAAGGTGGAGGTTGAGGATTTTCCTTTTGAGTATTTAGGAGCGGTGATTGAAAAATTTGAAGAAGCTGGATTGAAAATAGAAAGGAAGAATCAAAATACAGCGGTTGTTGAAAAAACTAACAGATTAAAGGCAACAAACATAGTTACACAACCTTATCCCGGTTTTCCGACCGATATGCAGGCGCAATTTATGGCAGCTATGTGTTTAGCAGAAGGGACATCTGTAATAACTGAAACGATTTTTGAAAACCGCTTTATGCATGCTCTTGAGCTTCAAAGGTTAGGTGCTGATTTGGTTATTGACGGGAATACTGTTGTGGTAAACGGAGTTGAAAAGCTAATAGGTGCTAAAGTTACTGCTACAGATTTGCGGGCAAGCGCTTCTTTGGTTATTGCGGGGCTTGCAGCAGAGAACACAACAGAGGTTTATCGTATTTACCATCTTGATAGAGGTTACGAAAGGTTAGAGAAAAAGTTACAATCATTGGGAGCAGATATTAAAAGAGAAAAAAGTGAACTTCCTTACTAA
- the prmC gene encoding peptide chain release factor N(5)-glutamine methyltransferase: protein MKWTVGTLVKRASEILKSRGVKSARLDAELLLAHALGFKDRVKLYSEFDRPLTDEEVENYRQLIIRRAKGEPVAYITGKKEFFGFTFRVEKGVLIPRPETELLVEVVYEYLKGKEGKTVVDVGTGSGCIAISLCKLLGEKHKFYGVDISAIALKVAEKNRKILGCKNLTLLKSDLLQGIDFPVDVVVSNPPYIPLNDPEVEENVKKFEPAVALFAGKDGLDVIRRLVVQAYEKLSDGGFIALEVGKGQSEKVKELLESSGFRDINSYADLSGIERVVTGVK from the coding sequence ATGAAATGGACAGTTGGAACTTTAGTTAAAAGGGCTTCAGAGATTCTAAAAAGTCGCGGCGTTAAATCAGCCCGTCTTGACGCTGAGCTCCTTCTTGCTCACGCTTTAGGTTTTAAAGATAGGGTTAAACTCTACTCAGAATTTGATAGACCTTTAACCGACGAAGAAGTAGAAAATTACAGGCAGTTAATAATAAGAAGGGCAAAAGGGGAACCGGTTGCTTATATAACTGGAAAAAAGGAGTTTTTCGGTTTTACTTTCAGAGTTGAAAAAGGCGTTCTCATTCCAAGACCGGAAACGGAGCTGTTAGTTGAAGTCGTTTACGAGTATTTGAAAGGGAAAGAAGGAAAGACTGTTGTTGATGTAGGTACAGGTTCTGGCTGTATTGCTATTTCTCTCTGCAAATTACTTGGAGAGAAACATAAGTTTTACGGCGTTGATATTTCCGCGATAGCTTTAAAAGTAGCAGAGAAAAACAGAAAGATTTTGGGTTGTAAGAACCTTACGCTTTTAAAATCCGATTTACTTCAAGGTATTGATTTTCCTGTTGATGTTGTTGTTTCCAATCCTCCTTATATTCCTTTAAACGACCCAGAAGTTGAGGAAAACGTTAAAAAATTTGAACCTGCCGTTGCTCTCTTTGCCGGTAAAGATGGTCTTGACGTTATCAGGAGGTTAGTGGTTCAGGCTTACGAAAAGTTGAGCGATGGAGGATTTATAGCTTTAGAAGTTGGTAAAGGTCAATCGGAAAAAGTGAAAGAACTGCTTGAAAGTTCGGGGTTTAGGGATATTAATTCTTACGCTGATTTAAGTGGAATAGAACGGGTGGTCACGGGAGTTAAATAG
- a CDS encoding DcaP family trimeric outer membrane transporter has product MRKLLVAGTVFAIGLSNAAVASDSSEIQQLKAMIEKMQQELQQVKAENQQLKQEIQELKGGVPVSVPKKKASFVSKTGKPVTFYGYFKIDASYSDSKAVGKDFILFALPENSNGAVLKEWFPYTINSNDNDFNINFKHSRFGLLIKTKENDYNIVGNFEFDFYGTLDDNDDNPNHAGIRVRKAWVQFGKDDWNIRAGLDWMLLTQLYPHLSNFPSGAMMGNIGYRIPQIRFTKLFKFDESKLTTQVAFDKVWGDPDPVMKPYLDTGANSGRPDVQGRIAYDFYAGGVKIHLGTIGHYGKEQVTLYGGDEQTLDTYSYGLEGAISPASWLEISGKIWKGKNLGGWYTGGIGQGVLFVYRKLDNTLQPTGDYYLKTKLVDETTTHDPVGLVDVQEIRAEGGWVEVTLKPQHGLVFHLGYGVDNPKDSDLQYNGLYPVLARLKNTMYYGNVFYKLTPSLGLMGEVLRVKTDYPEKDMYGDTYGDGTVNRFQGSILYFF; this is encoded by the coding sequence ATGAGAAAACTGCTTGTGGCAGGAACAGTTTTTGCCATCGGACTTTCTAACGCTGCTGTTGCATCTGATTCTTCTGAAATTCAGCAGTTAAAAGCCATGATTGAGAAGATGCAGCAGGAACTTCAGCAAGTAAAAGCAGAGAACCAGCAGTTAAAACAGGAGATTCAGGAGCTTAAAGGTGGTGTACCTGTAAGTGTGCCTAAAAAGAAGGCTTCTTTTGTTTCAAAGACGGGGAAGCCAGTAACCTTCTACGGGTATTTCAAAATTGATGCTTCCTATTCTGACTCAAAAGCCGTTGGAAAGGACTTTATACTTTTTGCTTTACCTGAAAACTCCAACGGTGCTGTTTTGAAGGAATGGTTTCCTTACACTATTAATAGCAACGATAACGACTTTAACATTAACTTTAAACACAGCAGGTTTGGGTTACTTATAAAAACGAAGGAAAACGACTACAACATTGTAGGTAACTTTGAGTTTGATTTTTACGGAACACTTGATGACAACGATGATAACCCTAACCATGCAGGTATAAGAGTTAGAAAAGCTTGGGTTCAGTTCGGGAAAGATGATTGGAATATAAGAGCTGGTCTTGACTGGATGCTCCTGACACAGCTTTACCCTCACCTTTCAAACTTCCCGTCTGGTGCTATGATGGGTAACATCGGTTATCGTATTCCGCAGATTAGATTTACAAAGCTGTTTAAGTTTGATGAGAGCAAGTTAACAACGCAGGTTGCCTTTGATAAAGTGTGGGGTGACCCTGACCCTGTAATGAAGCCTTATCTTGATACTGGTGCTAATTCAGGAAGACCTGATGTTCAGGGTAGGATTGCTTACGACTTTTACGCTGGTGGTGTAAAAATACATCTTGGAACGATAGGGCATTACGGAAAAGAACAGGTTACACTTTATGGCGGTGATGAACAAACACTTGACACCTATTCTTACGGTCTTGAAGGGGCAATTTCACCTGCTTCATGGTTGGAGATTTCTGGAAAAATATGGAAAGGTAAGAACCTTGGTGGATGGTATACGGGAGGTATAGGACAGGGGGTTCTTTTTGTTTATAGAAAACTGGATAATACCTTACAACCGACAGGAGATTATTACTTAAAGACGAAGCTCGTTGATGAAACTACTACACATGACCCAGTTGGCTTGGTGGATGTTCAAGAAATCCGGGCTGAAGGTGGTTGGGTAGAAGTTACTCTCAAGCCTCAGCATGGTTTAGTTTTCCACTTGGGTTACGGTGTTGATAATCCGAAAGACAGTGACCTTCAGTACAATGGTTTATATCCTGTCCTTGCTAGACTTAAAAACACTATGTATTATGGAAACGTTTTCTACAAGTTGACGCCTTCTTTAGGTTTAATGGGGGAAGTTTTAAGGGTTAAAACTGACTATCCTGAAAAAGATATGTATGGCGATACTTACGGTGATGGCACAGTTAACCGATTCCAGGGTAGCATTCTCTACTTCTTCTAA
- a CDS encoding phenylacetate--CoA ligase family protein, with the protein MFQRRLETLDRELIEKLQLERLRKTIQRIKEKNERYWEKIGKPEPEDIRSLKDLQQFPFITKEDLRKNYPFGLACGEQCEFVRFHMSSGTTGTPVVNPYTPADVEQWGEIMARCLCAAGLTFRDVLQITPSFGLFNGGFGFHYGAEKVGCFVVPIGPGRTLLQLKFMKDFKTTALAGIASYPLRLIEVAKEEGFDFKETNLKVGIFGAEVWSEEMRRYIEREMGIETFDIIGMTETGGVGLGIDCKAHNGIHVWEDHYIVEIVNPETGEVLPDGEEGELVVTTLTREGLPLIRYRTRDITKIISRERCDCGRTHLRLARIKGRTDDMLKVKGVCFYPRQIEEIIMKYPEVLPNYQIIIGKHEGKDVVEVVIEADRQDEYLKERIEEEIYSLLGLHISVTLKRKGEIPRSEGKAVRVKKFS; encoded by the coding sequence ATGTTTCAGAGACGGCTTGAAACTCTTGATAGAGAACTGATAGAAAAACTCCAGCTTGAGAGGTTGAGGAAAACTATCCAAAGAATAAAGGAAAAAAACGAAAGGTATTGGGAAAAAATAGGGAAGCCTGAACCTGAGGATATTAGGAGTCTTAAAGATTTGCAGCAGTTTCCTTTTATAACCAAGGAAGATTTGAGGAAAAACTATCCTTTTGGACTTGCCTGCGGTGAACAGTGCGAATTTGTCAGGTTTCACATGTCTTCTGGAACTACTGGAACGCCGGTTGTCAACCCATACACTCCTGCTGACGTAGAGCAATGGGGTGAAATAATGGCTCGTTGCCTCTGTGCGGCAGGGCTCACCTTTAGAGATGTCCTTCAGATAACGCCTTCTTTTGGTTTGTTTAACGGAGGGTTTGGTTTTCACTACGGCGCTGAGAAAGTTGGATGCTTTGTTGTACCGATAGGTCCGGGAAGGACGCTCCTTCAACTGAAATTTATGAAGGATTTTAAAACAACGGCACTTGCAGGAATTGCTTCCTATCCTTTACGTTTGATTGAAGTAGCAAAAGAGGAAGGATTTGATTTTAAGGAAACAAATCTAAAAGTTGGGATTTTCGGCGCTGAAGTGTGGAGTGAGGAGATGCGCCGCTACATAGAAAGAGAAATGGGAATAGAAACCTTTGACATAATCGGAATGACGGAAACAGGCGGTGTTGGCTTAGGAATAGATTGTAAAGCTCACAACGGCATTCACGTTTGGGAAGACCATTACATTGTTGAAATAGTCAATCCTGAAACTGGCGAAGTTCTGCCAGACGGAGAGGAAGGTGAATTGGTTGTTACGACTTTAACAAGGGAAGGTTTACCGCTTATAAGGTATAGAACCCGTGATATAACGAAGATAATCTCAAGAGAGAGGTGTGATTGCGGAAGAACACACCTTCGCCTTGCCCGCATAAAAGGTAGAACAGATGACATGCTTAAAGTAAAAGGTGTTTGCTTCTACCCGCGCCAGATAGAAGAGATAATAATGAAGTATCCGGAAGTTCTCCCCAACTACCAGATAATTATTGGAAAGCATGAAGGTAAGGACGTTGTAGAGGTTGTGATAGAGGCTGACAGACAGGATGAATACTTAAAAGAGAGGATAGAAGAAGAAATTTACAGCCTATTAGGTCTTCACATAAGCGTTACCCTTAAAAGAAAAGGAGAAATTCCGAGAAGTGAAGGGAAAGCGGTGAGAGTTAAAAAGTTTTCATAA
- a CDS encoding phenylacetate--CoA ligase family protein, with protein sequence MSLKDKDFMPREKIAAIQLQRLKETVERVYHLVPFYRKKFDEAGVKPSDIKSLDDLKKLPFTTKQDLRDNYPFGLFAVPLEQVVRIHSSSGTTGKPTVVGYTRHDMEVWTEVMVRTYLMADVNEKDVVHNAYGYGLFTGGLGFHYGAEAIGAAVVPASGGFTKRQLMLMKDFGATILCCTPSFALHLAEVAKEEGYDLHKDFKLRAGFFGAEPASPGLKKAVAESWGIQYVEAYGLSEIIGPGVAATCKHGHLHIFEDHFIPEIIDPETGEVLPEGEEGELVITTLTKQALPMIRYRTKDITVLRREPCPCGRTLIWIEGIRGRADDMLIVNGVNVFPSQVEHVITKVEGVTPNYVIVVDKKGVLDKLEVWVEVDEKLLTDGVGTLERLQKKLEEELLNHLFIRAKVKLVEPKTLERSMGKAKRIVDRRELNI encoded by the coding sequence ATGTCTTTGAAAGACAAGGACTTCATGCCAAGAGAAAAAATCGCAGCAATCCAGTTACAAAGATTAAAAGAAACGGTTGAACGAGTCTATCACCTTGTTCCTTTTTATAGAAAAAAGTTTGACGAAGCAGGCGTTAAACCATCTGACATTAAAAGCTTGGACGACCTCAAGAAACTACCATTCACGACAAAGCAGGATTTAAGAGATAACTACCCTTTCGGCTTATTTGCTGTTCCGTTAGAACAGGTAGTAAGGATTCACTCCTCTTCTGGAACAACCGGAAAACCAACAGTTGTAGGTTATACCCGCCACGACATGGAAGTCTGGACTGAAGTTATGGTAAGGACTTATCTGATGGCTGATGTTAACGAAAAAGACGTTGTTCACAACGCTTACGGATACGGATTGTTCACAGGCGGTTTAGGATTCCACTACGGAGCAGAAGCGATAGGAGCTGCGGTTGTCCCTGCAAGTGGCGGATTTACAAAAAGACAGTTAATGCTCATGAAAGATTTTGGAGCAACAATTTTGTGTTGCACGCCTTCTTTTGCTCTTCACCTTGCAGAAGTTGCCAAAGAAGAAGGTTACGATTTGCATAAAGACTTTAAACTAAGAGCAGGCTTTTTTGGAGCTGAACCCGCTTCACCCGGATTAAAGAAGGCTGTTGCCGAAAGCTGGGGTATCCAATACGTTGAAGCCTACGGACTTTCTGAAATTATTGGTCCTGGCGTAGCTGCAACGTGTAAACACGGTCACCTTCACATTTTTGAAGACCACTTTATACCGGAGATAATAGACCCAGAAACTGGAGAGGTTCTACCTGAAGGTGAAGAAGGTGAATTAGTTATTACAACCCTTACCAAACAAGCACTGCCTATGATTCGTTACAGAACAAAAGACATCACCGTTTTAAGAAGAGAGCCTTGTCCGTGCGGCAGAACGCTAATCTGGATTGAAGGTATTAGAGGAAGAGCCGATGACATGTTAATCGTTAACGGCGTAAACGTATTCCCATCCCAAGTTGAACACGTAATTACAAAGGTTGAAGGTGTAACTCCAAATTACGTAATAGTTGTTGATAAGAAAGGCGTTTTAGACAAGTTAGAAGTTTGGGTTGAAGTTGACGAAAAACTGCTAACAGACGGCGTTGGAACTCTTGAGAGGCTTCAGAAGAAGTTGGAAGAAGAACTGCTTAACCACCTCTTTATAAGGGCAAAAGTTAAATTGGTTGAGCCTAAAACACTTGAAAGAAGCATGGGTAAGGCGAAAAGAATTGTTGATAGAAGAGAACTTAACATCTAA
- a CDS encoding ACT domain-containing protein has product MRSKYAIKQISVFLENRKGRLAEVAEALAKADVNIRALFLADSSEFGILRLVVNNPEKAKAILASSGFAANETDVFAVEVEDEPGGFYKVVKVLADNNIDIEYTYAYAGASHKAILFFKVKGQDFDRALELLAKNGNRLVEAAEIYD; this is encoded by the coding sequence ATGAGAAGCAAATACGCCATAAAGCAGATTTCGGTATTTTTAGAAAACAGAAAAGGCAGGTTAGCTGAAGTAGCAGAAGCTTTAGCAAAAGCAGACGTAAACATAAGAGCGCTATTTTTAGCTGACTCCTCAGAATTTGGAATACTAAGATTGGTAGTGAATAATCCGGAAAAAGCAAAAGCTATTTTAGCTTCAAGCGGCTTTGCGGCAAACGAAACTGACGTGTTTGCAGTAGAGGTGGAAGATGAGCCGGGAGGATTTTATAAAGTTGTCAAGGTTTTAGCGGATAATAACATAGACATTGAGTACACCTACGCCTATGCTGGTGCTTCTCACAAGGCAATTCTTTTCTTTAAAGTGAAAGGGCAGGATTTTGATAGAGCATTAGAACTGCTTGCTAAGAACGGCAACAGATTAGTTGAAGCAGCAGAAATTTACGATTAA
- a CDS encoding L-lactate permease, translated as MDFLFAVLPILVVLVGMLMFSRSGVFMSVVGWIFTMLVAVFYFKTPFSVVWGASIYGIVKAFAITFAVAFTMLMIFIMKETGALSQIVKTIQAITKDKIQQTLFLGMGFGSLATSLGVVTPALFPPVFVALGFSPLAAVAISVLCYDPLTSFALLSIPITLPAKVAWGPFGIRPPGIENVDQFIWSFTQHITIFLPVVSVGFALMMLYFVGKWEAIKKHWKGALIAGLVLSFTALFLAFTKIVPVEVIGIFSGLATMVVAYLLYKKNGDGNPKFTAEFWKAVSPWVFLFIFSLVVNYPPVKKFFANLPGSIEVIHIVGGKKIDLNVFAHVYFWILVAIIVSLPFLKPTQEQLSRAFKTWINRVWGPFIAYSLFFAVAFIMAWSGMDIVHGKLMPGAHFKELNMDLIIGKTLADIFGSFYPLISPFLGLLGAFVGGSETASNVLFAKIQYGAIASTVGASMFMAAYGAHAVAGGIASAITPSKLTNAAALVGLKGKEEGSLLRTLILPVLALTLFVGIMLQIIVSFS; from the coding sequence ATGGATTTTCTCTTTGCCGTGTTACCGATTTTAGTAGTTTTAGTCGGAATGCTTATGTTCTCGCGTTCTGGCGTTTTTATGTCGGTGGTGGGGTGGATTTTTACTATGTTGGTAGCCGTGTTTTATTTCAAAACGCCGTTTTCCGTTGTTTGGGGAGCAAGTATCTACGGTATTGTTAAAGCTTTTGCAATTACCTTTGCAGTAGCGTTTACAATGTTAATGATTTTCATTATGAAAGAAACAGGAGCACTCTCTCAAATCGTTAAAACTATCCAGGCGATAACAAAAGATAAAATCCAGCAAACGCTGTTTTTAGGAATGGGTTTTGGTTCTTTGGCAACTTCTTTAGGTGTTGTAACGCCCGCTTTGTTCCCACCGGTTTTCGTGGCTTTAGGTTTTTCACCCTTAGCCGCCGTTGCAATATCGGTTCTATGTTATGACCCGCTAACCTCATTTGCACTCCTTTCTATTCCAATTACTCTACCTGCTAAAGTAGCGTGGGGACCATTCGGCATAAGACCACCAGGAATAGAAAACGTTGACCAGTTCATTTGGAGTTTCACCCAACACATTACAATCTTCCTTCCTGTAGTTTCTGTGGGTTTTGCTTTAATGATGCTTTATTTTGTCGGTAAGTGGGAAGCTATTAAAAAACATTGGAAAGGCGCACTTATAGCAGGACTGGTTCTCTCATTCACAGCTCTCTTCCTTGCTTTTACAAAAATCGTTCCGGTTGAGGTAATAGGTATATTCTCTGGACTTGCGACAATGGTAGTAGCTTATCTCCTTTACAAAAAGAACGGAGATGGAAATCCTAAATTCACAGCTGAATTCTGGAAAGCTGTCTCTCCATGGGTGTTCCTTTTCATATTCTCATTAGTGGTAAATTACCCACCTGTTAAGAAGTTCTTTGCAAACCTACCAGGCAGCATAGAAGTTATCCACATAGTTGGTGGTAAAAAAATAGATTTAAACGTTTTTGCCCACGTTTATTTCTGGATTTTAGTAGCAATTATCGTTTCTCTACCTTTCTTAAAACCAACACAGGAACAGCTATCAAGAGCATTTAAAACGTGGATAAACAGAGTTTGGGGACCATTTATAGCCTACTCCCTCTTCTTTGCAGTCGCGTTCATCATGGCTTGGTCTGGAATGGATATAGTACATGGAAAACTCATGCCAGGTGCTCACTTCAAAGAGTTAAATATGGATTTAATAATAGGTAAAACGTTAGCCGATATTTTCGGTAGCTTCTATCCTCTTATTTCTCCGTTCTTAGGTTTATTAGGAGCTTTTGTCGGCGGTAGTGAAACCGCTTCTAACGTTCTCTTTGCTAAAATTCAATACGGCGCAATAGCTTCAACTGTTGGTGCTTCAATGTTCATGGCAGCTTATGGTGCTCATGCTGTCGCAGGTGGTATCGCGAGTGCTATAACTCCTTCTAAGCTAACAAATGCAGCTGCTTTGGTTGGTCTAAAAGGTAAAGAAGAAGGAAGCCTATTAAGAACCCTTATCCTGCCTGTTCTTGCCTTAACACTCTTTGTAGGAATTATGCTTCAGATAATAGTAAGCTTCTCTTAA
- the sucC gene encoding ADP-forming succinate--CoA ligase subunit beta gives MKIHEYQAKEIFKKYGLPVPEGIVAHNAREAEEAARKLGTPVVVVKAQVHAGGRGKAGGVKLAKSPEEAGKIAAEMIGSRLKTYQNPEGLPINCVLVEAGVNIGREFYVGLTLDREVSRPVLMVSAAGGMEIEEIAKTNPELIIKEHVDPAIGLLPYQARKIAFKIGLKDRNLINQFVKIAMTLSKMYFDLDASLIEINPLVETKEGNFICLDAKIDFDDNALYRHPDIQELEDTTQIDPLELEAKKWDLNYVKLDGNIGCMVNGAGLAMATMDTIKFYGGEPANFLDVGGTATVERVAAAFKLLLSDPKVKAIFVNIFGGIVRCDRIAGGIIEAAKQVELDRPLIVRLEGTNVELGRKMLEESGLNIIPAKDMADGAQKAVKAAKGEL, from the coding sequence ATGAAAATCCACGAGTATCAAGCAAAAGAAATATTCAAAAAATACGGACTTCCCGTTCCAGAAGGTATAGTAGCCCACAACGCACGTGAAGCTGAAGAAGCTGCCAGAAAGTTAGGCACGCCGGTTGTCGTTGTAAAGGCTCAGGTTCACGCCGGAGGAAGGGGAAAAGCAGGAGGCGTAAAGCTTGCTAAGTCTCCTGAAGAAGCCGGAAAAATTGCTGCTGAAATGATAGGCAGCAGGCTTAAAACCTACCAGAACCCTGAAGGACTTCCGATAAACTGTGTTTTAGTAGAAGCTGGCGTAAACATCGGTAGAGAATTCTATGTAGGCTTAACTCTTGACAGAGAAGTTTCAAGACCGGTTCTTATGGTTTCTGCCGCCGGCGGAATGGAAATTGAAGAAATAGCAAAAACAAACCCGGAACTAATTATTAAAGAACACGTTGACCCCGCAATAGGACTGCTACCGTATCAGGCAAGAAAAATAGCGTTCAAAATAGGACTTAAAGACAGAAATCTTATCAATCAGTTCGTAAAAATAGCAATGACTCTATCAAAAATGTATTTTGACCTTGACGCTTCGCTGATAGAAATTAACCCGTTAGTTGAAACAAAAGAAGGAAACTTCATATGTCTTGACGCAAAGATTGACTTTGATGACAACGCTCTATATCGCCACCCTGACATTCAAGAACTTGAAGATACAACTCAGATAGACCCACTTGAACTTGAAGCGAAAAAGTGGGACTTAAACTACGTAAAGCTTGACGGCAATATAGGTTGCATGGTTAACGGTGCAGGACTTGCAATGGCTACCATGGATACGATTAAGTTCTACGGCGGCGAGCCCGCAAACTTCCTTGACGTTGGCGGAACTGCAACAGTAGAAAGGGTTGCTGCTGCGTTCAAACTACTGCTGTCAGACCCAAAAGTAAAAGCAATTTTCGTCAACATTTTTGGCGGTATCGTTAGGTGTGACAGAATCGCCGGCGGTATCATAGAAGCAGCCAAGCAGGTTGAGCTGGACAGACCACTAATCGTAAGGCTTGAAGGAACGAACGTTGAGCTTGGAAGGAAAATGCTGGAAGAAAGTGGATTAAACATTATCCCAGCAAAAGACATGGCAGACGGAGCGCAAAAAGCTGTTAAGGCAGCAAAAGGAGAACTATAA